The following is a genomic window from Acidobacteriota bacterium.
AAAAGCATTCGCCCCCACTGCCGATAAATCGTTTGCTGCGGTCACTGAGGAATTTATGCAAACTCAGGAAGCGGTGATTGAACGCCTCTATCAAGCCAACGGCTTGGATTTGCGACGATTGAAAATTCAATCGCCCAGAAGCCGGTTAATTAAGCTCCGCCTCGGCAAAGCCTTCGCCATGATTGCGGCGCACGAACGCCGTCATTTATGGCAAGCGCGACAGCTAATAGCGCATCCAAATTTTCCTGCCCAATAAAACCGCCAGTGGCGCAACGCGCGAAATCTTATTCGCTCACTTGAATTCCGTTGAGGTTTCGTCAAATAATTCTGGTGACTAATTATTTTGATTCGCCACCATTTCAGGAGTCTTAATTCATGAATTTAATTCAACGTCCAAGAAGATTGCGCCGCAACGAAAGCCTTCGCGCGCTGGTTCGCGAAACCCGGCTGACGCCCGATGATTTCATCTACCCGCTGTTCGTATGCGAAGGCGAAGGCGTCAAACGCGAAATCGGTTCGATGCCCGGCGTCTTCAATCTATCGATTGATGAACTGGTTAAAGAGTGCGCGGCGGCAAAATCAGACGGCATTCGTTCAGTGATTTTATTCGGCGTGCCCAATGAAAAAGACGATGTCGGCAGCGATGCTTATGCCGAAGATGGCATCGTGCAACGCGCCATTCGCGCCATCAAACGCGAAGTCAAAGAGGTGCTGGTCATCGCCGATAATTGTTTATGCGAATATACCGACCACGGACATTGCGGGGTCATCAAAGATGGCGAAGTGCTGAACGACCCGACGCTTGATCTGTTGACGCAAACCGCCATCACGCAAGCCGAAGCCGGCGCAGACATCATCGCGCCCTCGAATATGATGGACGGCTTCGTTGCAGCGATTCGCGCAGGATTGGACGCCAACGGGTTTGAACAAATTCCGATTATGTCTTATGCGGTGAAATATGCTTCGGGGTTTTACGGACCTTTCAGAGAAGCGGCGCAATCGGCTCCGCAATTCGGCGACCGGCGCGGTTATCAAATGGACCCGGCGAATGCCCGTGAAGCGTTGCGCGAAGCCGAACTCGATTTCGAGCAAGGCGCAGATATTTTGATGGTCAAACCGGCGCTGCCTTACCTGGATATTATTCGCGCCGCGCGGGAACGCTTCGATGTGCCGATTGCCGCCTATCAGGTGTCGGGCGAATACGCCATGATCAAAGCCGCCGCGAAACTCGGATGGATTGATGAAGCGCGGGTGGTTAGCGAATCGCTTACCTCAATCAAGCGCGCCGGAGCCGATATGATTTTGACTTACTTCGCGCGCGAGATGGCGCAACGACTATAAGGTTTATAATTGCCTTTACCTGGCATTGATTGAAAACGCGGTCAAAGACCGCTTGCTCAACTTCGTCTTTCTCATCAATCAAAACAGCCGCTACATTGATTTGTAGCGGCTGTTTTTTTCATTCGCGGCAAAACTCAACAACTGAAAATCAGTAATTGAGTTTCAATCCGAATTGAATCAAGCGCGGGTCGCGGGTGCTCGTCACCTGTCCGAAGGTGGTGCTGCCGAACACCGTGCTGAGACCGCTGAAGTTGGTATGGTTGAAGAGATTGTAGGCTTCCGCGCGGAATTGCAATCTCATGTTTTCGGTAATTCTGAAGCGCTTGCCCAGGGTCATATCCCAACGCTGATAGCCGGGACCGCTGAAAGCGCCGCGCGGCGCGCCACCGATGCGGGTTACGCCTGCCGGCACCAACGCGAAGGCGCTGGTCTCAAACCATTTGGTGCGGGTGCGAACTTTGGAAAACAGATTGGGGTCGCCAACCAGGTCAGGACGTCCTGACGAAGCACTGGGTCCCAAAAAGCCCACCGCTCCGGGGTCTGTACCGGTGGTGGTGATGGTTTGCGGCAAGCCTGTACCGGCGCTGATGATACCGGAAAGTTGCCAACCGCCGAGAATTTGTCCGAAGATGCCTTCCTGTTTTTTGAAAAACGGCAAGGCGTAGACATAGTTAATCGAGACCACATGGCGACGGTCAAACTGCGCCGGCCCGTAATCCTCTGAACGTTGATAGAAGCTCTGCGGTGAACTGCTGCGGTCGGTCTGCGCATCGGTCAACGCATGTGACCAGGTGTAAGAGAGCCGCACGAGCGAGCTGTCCGCAAAGCGTTTTTCGGTTGAAAACTGCATCGAATGATAATTCGAGTTAAACCACGGTTGAATGGTGTTGATTGCCGTGTAGCCTTTGTACGGACGAACGGCATTGAGTCTTGGAGTTAAGGCTGAGGTGACCTGCGTACCGGCAGGAATGATACCGGCAGCAACCGCAGCCCCCGGCGCGACTTGATTGATGTCAACCACACCAATCAGATGTACACCTCTTGAACCATAATAACCCACATCAACAATGAGGTTTTTGGCAATTTCTCGCTGGATGTCAAAACTCCATTGCTGAATGTAAGGAGCATCTTCGGTATTCTGCACACCGCGCAAAGCGAGCGGCGCAGCCGAAATGCTCGGCAATACCGATGCCGGGTCATTCAACACGGTGTTGCTAATGGTGACGTTCTGCACATATGGCGGATTGGCAAAGATATTTTGTTCAAGGATGCCGACGAGCACTACGTCATAGCTCAAGCCATAGCCGCCGCGAATCGCTGTCTTGCCATCTTTGAACGGGTCCCAGGCAAAGCCGAAAACCGGCGCTAACCCTTTATTAAATTCCGGGGTTATTTTGTCGCCATAAGGCGAAGTCGAACCGGCAACGATGACGCCATTGAGCGGGTCGCCCGTACCAGGCACGCGATTGCCGGTCGTCGGGTTAATCTGAAAGGCTTTCGCCGGGTCGTAAGCCGCCGGGTCGAAGTTGGTGAGCAATCCGGCTTTGTCATAAGGCTGACGGAAAAATGAATAACGCAAGCCGTAATTGATGGTCAGGTTCGGACGCCAGCGAAAATCATCCTGTACGTAAAATTCAAACTGGCGTGAACGAATGTCAGGAGTTAAATCCTGAGAGGCTTGTGTAAAGGTTGCCACCTTACCGAGCAGGAAATTAGCCCACGCCTGTTGTGTCGTAGTGGCGGTGCTTCCCGCAGGTCTCGGCGAGGTCGCAAAAGTGAAACTGCCGACGTTATTGCCACCGGCATTTTCGGTCTTCTGGTAGAAATGAATGCTGGTGCCGAACTTCAAGGTATGCGAACCGCGAAGCCAGGTCAGGTT
Proteins encoded in this region:
- the hemB gene encoding porphobilinogen synthase, translated to MNLIQRPRRLRRNESLRALVRETRLTPDDFIYPLFVCEGEGVKREIGSMPGVFNLSIDELVKECAAAKSDGIRSVILFGVPNEKDDVGSDAYAEDGIVQRAIRAIKREVKEVLVIADNCLCEYTDHGHCGVIKDGEVLNDPTLDLLTQTAITQAEAGADIIAPSNMMDGFVAAIRAGLDANGFEQIPIMSYAVKYASGFYGPFREAAQSAPQFGDRRGYQMDPANAREALREAELDFEQGADILMVKPALPYLDIIRAARERFDVPIAAYQVSGEYAMIKAAAKLGWIDEARVVSESLTSIKRAGADMILTYFAREMAQRL
- a CDS encoding carboxypeptidase regulatory-like domain-containing protein: MLMRYHKLICLVLVPMLLGVCLVPVKAQDITGSISGIVRDANGAVIAGATVIVRDIGKGIVVRTLTTDSDGAYSAPLLPIGRYSVSVEAAGFKRYTKTDIELNVNDRITVDINLEVGGATEEVVIQAAPTQVELQSASAAGLVSNVEVRELPLNNRNFIQLVTLLPGVSGGNVDQPYIGTTNPFGQTNVLQISINGARSSQNSWTVDGADNVDRGSNLTLLNYPSVDAIAEFKVHRNHYTAEFGRNAAGAVNVVTKSGGKEFHGNFYEFFRNDKLNANTYFNNLTGRFTSNPNAKAPDVIVAVGDPRDGKERTPRPRLRYNNFGYTIGGPVFIPGLYDRDQSKTFFFFSQEFRRVINYANFNATVPSAAERQGVFSQPICIATNAAGTTCTQSATSIGNINPAAQAYITDIYSKLPLPNSGTNTLISNAGSIFNHRQELVRIDHNFNTNLTFAVRYLHDTIPTEEPGGLFTGNALPGVATTKTDSPGYSWVFRSVQTLTPNLLNESGYAFSYGAIISDPTGAVLKDNSPNVASAIKLPFAVTLNRIPSVSPGFSGTAGFGPYDDFNRNHNIYDNLTWLRGSHTLKFGTSIHFYQKTENAGGNNVGSFTFATSPRPAGSTATTTQQAWANFLLGKVATFTQASQDLTPDIRSRQFEFYVQDDFRWRPNLTINYGLRYSFFRQPYDKAGLLTNFDPAAYDPAKAFQINPTTGNRVPGTGDPLNGVIVAGSTSPYGDKITPEFNKGLAPVFGFAWDPFKDGKTAIRGGYGLSYDVVLVGILEQNIFANPPYVQNVTISNTVLNDPASVLPSISAAPLALRGVQNTEDAPYIQQWSFDIQREIAKNLIVDVGYYGSRGVHLIGVVDINQVAPGAAVAAGIIPAGTQVTSALTPRLNAVRPYKGYTAINTIQPWFNSNYHSMQFSTEKRFADSSLVRLSYTWSHALTDAQTDRSSSPQSFYQRSEDYGPAQFDRRHVVSINYVYALPFFKKQEGIFGQILGGWQLSGIISAGTGLPQTITTTGTDPGAVGFLGPSASSGRPDLVGDPNLFSKVRTRTKWFETSAFALVPAGVTRIGGAPRGAFSGPGYQRWDMTLGKRFRITENMRLQFRAEAYNLFNHTNFSGLSTVFGSTTFGQVTSTRDPRLIQFGLKLNY